One genomic region from Terasakiella sp. SH-1 encodes:
- a CDS encoding SCO family protein, producing MGSRSRILLYFACAAIFLVVGITLRLPQLLEDPVAQTTGEVAIGGEFELVDPKGNTITNKDMLGTYSLIYFGYTFCPDVCPTGLQTMATALELIPMRKSNKVVSYFFTVDPERDTPEIMGEYVKHFHESLVGLSGTKEQTDKAAKAYKVYYKKVVEEGKPADEYLMDHSAFQYLMGPDGKYVTHFPHGITPEEMAEKLKAYIR from the coding sequence ATGGGGTCTCGTTCAAGAATTTTGCTTTACTTTGCCTGTGCAGCGATTTTTCTGGTTGTCGGCATTACATTGCGCCTGCCACAACTGCTGGAAGACCCGGTTGCCCAAACCACAGGCGAAGTTGCCATTGGTGGGGAATTCGAACTGGTTGACCCAAAGGGCAATACCATCACCAATAAAGACATGCTGGGCACCTATAGCCTGATTTATTTTGGCTATACCTTCTGCCCTGATGTTTGTCCCACGGGTTTGCAAACCATGGCCACCGCCCTTGAGCTGATCCCCATGCGTAAATCCAACAAGGTCGTGTCCTATTTCTTCACCGTAGACCCGGAACGCGACACCCCGGAAATCATGGGGGAATATGTCAAACACTTCCATGAAAGCCTTGTAGGTCTGAGCGGAACCAAAGAACAAACAGATAAAGCAGCCAAAGCTTATAAGGTCTATTACAAAAAAGTTGTTGAAGAAGGCAAACCAGCTGATGAATATCTGATGGACCATTCCGCCTTTCAATATCTGATGGGGCCGGATGGGAAATATGTCACCCATTTCCCCCATGGCATTACACCGGAAGAAATGGCTGAAAAACTGAAAGCCTATATCCGTTGA
- a CDS encoding cobyrinate a,c-diamide synthase, producing the protein MSTTGLIIAAPNSNSGKTFITLGSLRALQRRGVSVSSAKVGPDYIDPAFHGAATKRLCPNLDGWAMREDTLFHTLHNLSDQSDLIICEGVMGLFDGATLPADSPSNKDGSPADIARRTGWPVVLVIDANAQATSAAALIHGFATFDPDVHVKGVIFNKVGGPSHIQLLKNACERHIPHIDVLGFVPRQNDLALPERHLGLVLAEEHPELESFLNQSADFLENYIDLDKLVSLAQTKPLPSPSANNAFFPPLGQNIAIAKDKAFAFAYPALLHHWQEQGASFSFFSPLSNEAPDPDCDAIYLPGGYPELHCEQLAQNSYFLEALRTRHQNNTTIFGECGGYMVLGKTITDKEGRAHQMAGILDLNTSFAKRKLHLGYRDVTCLVDTPFAKKGERLRGHEFHYATILHEDGTAVFDCRNASGHVLGAAGLQKNNCTASFIHLIDKKC; encoded by the coding sequence TTGAGTACCACAGGTCTGATTATTGCCGCCCCCAATTCCAACAGCGGTAAAACCTTCATCACATTGGGAAGCTTGCGTGCCTTGCAACGCCGGGGAGTTTCTGTCAGTTCCGCCAAGGTTGGCCCGGATTATATCGACCCGGCCTTTCATGGTGCCGCAACCAAACGACTGTGCCCTAATCTTGATGGCTGGGCCATGCGTGAAGATACCTTGTTTCACACTCTGCACAATCTATCAGACCAGTCTGATTTGATTATCTGCGAGGGAGTCATGGGCCTGTTTGACGGGGCAACCCTGCCAGCAGATAGCCCGTCTAACAAAGATGGCTCCCCTGCTGATATTGCACGCAGAACCGGCTGGCCTGTTGTCTTGGTGATTGATGCCAATGCCCAAGCCACATCAGCAGCAGCCCTCATTCACGGATTTGCCACCTTTGACCCCGACGTTCATGTCAAAGGGGTGATTTTTAATAAGGTCGGGGGACCGAGCCATATTCAATTGCTGAAAAATGCGTGTGAGCGCCACATCCCCCATATCGACGTCTTAGGTTTTGTCCCACGCCAAAATGATCTCGCCCTGCCAGAACGCCACTTAGGGCTGGTATTGGCCGAAGAGCACCCTGAGCTGGAAAGCTTCCTTAATCAGTCAGCTGATTTCCTTGAAAACTATATTGATCTGGACAAGCTGGTCAGCCTTGCTCAAACCAAGCCCCTGCCCAGCCCCTCAGCCAATAACGCATTCTTCCCCCCCCTGGGCCAAAATATTGCCATTGCCAAGGATAAAGCTTTTGCCTTTGCCTATCCTGCCCTATTGCACCATTGGCAAGAACAGGGGGCAAGCTTCAGCTTTTTTTCCCCCTTAAGCAATGAAGCCCCAGATCCTGACTGTGATGCAATCTATCTTCCCGGTGGATACCCTGAACTTCATTGTGAACAGCTTGCTCAAAACAGCTATTTTCTAGAAGCTTTGCGCACCCGTCATCAAAACAACACCACAATTTTTGGGGAATGCGGGGGCTATATGGTCTTGGGTAAAACCATTACGGACAAAGAAGGCCGAGCCCACCAGATGGCCGGCATTCTGGACCTGAATACATCATTTGCCAAACGCAAACTTCACCTTGGGTATCGTGATGTCACCTGTCTGGTTGACACCCCCTTTGCCAAAAAGGGGGAGCGCCTGCGCGGCCATGAATTCCATTATGCGACCATTTTACACGAAGATGGCACCGCTGTTTTTGACTGTCGCAATGCCTCTGGACACGTATTAGGCGCAGCGGGACTGCAAAAGAACAACTGTACAGCCTCTTTCATACATTTAATTGACAAAAAATGTTAG
- a CDS encoding nitrate- and nitrite sensing domain-containing protein has product MTTETEVLINWNHAFDLGIDQLDEDHKLLVGRINDMNERVKRNASNDEIHSLLLQTGSDLKAHFERENEYIRKSQSGEESEQHLKFHKITLEYLYKVIEKFKHDPESVTAKDILHYLHGWIIDHIVNQDHKMRDDLERAGLVASEITNESAIARFLDHFKLRDRIAALAIIPLIALLFFAGDAVFEKRATMNDMEKIEQLSVMAGTFSNLVHELQKERGTSAGFLASKGKSFGDKVIAQRKNTDQKNAPLPNALNLGDSLGLKKEMSAIRNLLDQLPAMRKKVSAQELTVAQEVAYYSKLNSSLLNAIATMSKISRDPALSNRISTFVNFLQSKERAGIERAKGSAGFGTGKFPPALLKDFVSLIAIQNTYMNVARSFATDDTLAFMNQTITGAAVDQVEEMRRIAISSPTTNDLKGISGPQWFDTITKKINLLKQTENFMAKTLSETAAKVRSQAQTTFTTLLVISLILTVFIITFAVILINSVVKPLRSLRSSIERLEQGHTETMIAGRHKSDELGEMARAIQSFKETIIRQNMEQAKQGIEQSVRERTSVRRLELTDIFRNEVAASIQTMASAAKGLEDHAESMSAATETSRTQSTMVASAATQATSNVETVAAAAEELSSSIQEISRQVEHSATIANAATSNADSAQHTIEGLADGANKIGEVVQIITDIAEQTNLLALNATIEAARAGEAGKGFAVVASEVKNLANQTAKATEDITAQINTIQGDTERAVEAIASVTHTIGEMNDVTNNVAQAIDQQGSATQEISANVNEAATGTRDVSNNIEGVAQANEETGRMSNEVFNSAKQVSNNADDLNQTIHNYLENMKNA; this is encoded by the coding sequence ATGACGACCGAGACTGAAGTACTCATCAACTGGAACCATGCATTTGACCTAGGCATTGATCAACTGGACGAAGATCATAAACTTCTGGTTGGGCGCATCAATGACATGAATGAACGTGTCAAACGCAATGCATCAAACGATGAGATCCACAGCCTCCTGCTTCAAACCGGCTCTGACCTCAAAGCCCACTTTGAACGGGAAAATGAATATATTCGCAAATCCCAAAGTGGCGAGGAATCAGAACAGCACCTCAAATTCCACAAGATCACACTTGAATATCTCTATAAAGTCATTGAAAAATTCAAACATGATCCCGAATCTGTCACTGCCAAAGATATCCTGCATTATCTGCATGGCTGGATCATTGATCATATTGTCAATCAAGACCACAAAATGCGCGATGACCTGGAACGCGCCGGACTGGTGGCTTCTGAAATCACCAATGAATCTGCCATTGCACGTTTTCTGGACCATTTCAAACTGCGTGACCGGATCGCAGCCCTGGCTATCATTCCCCTGATTGCCCTGCTCTTTTTCGCCGGGGACGCTGTTTTTGAAAAACGCGCAACCATGAACGATATGGAAAAAATCGAACAGCTATCCGTGATGGCTGGAACTTTCTCCAACCTTGTTCACGAACTGCAAAAAGAACGCGGAACCTCTGCGGGCTTCCTTGCCTCAAAAGGAAAATCTTTTGGCGATAAAGTCATTGCCCAGCGCAAAAACACCGACCAAAAAAATGCCCCTCTTCCCAATGCCTTAAACCTTGGTGATAGCCTTGGGCTGAAAAAAGAAATGTCTGCGATCCGCAACTTGCTTGACCAGCTTCCCGCCATGCGCAAAAAAGTCAGCGCACAGGAACTCACCGTTGCACAAGAGGTTGCCTATTATTCAAAACTGAATTCTTCTCTTTTGAACGCCATTGCAACCATGTCAAAAATTTCACGTGATCCAGCCCTGTCCAACCGGATTTCAACCTTCGTGAACTTCTTGCAAAGTAAAGAACGTGCAGGCATTGAACGCGCCAAAGGGTCCGCCGGATTTGGCACGGGGAAATTCCCCCCGGCTTTGCTCAAAGATTTTGTCAGCCTGATTGCCATTCAAAATACCTATATGAATGTGGCGCGTTCTTTTGCAACGGATGATACCCTTGCCTTTATGAATCAAACCATTACCGGCGCAGCGGTTGATCAGGTTGAAGAAATGCGCCGAATTGCCATTTCCAGCCCGACAACCAATGACCTGAAAGGGATCAGTGGTCCACAGTGGTTTGATACCATCACCAAGAAAATCAATCTGTTAAAACAAACAGAAAATTTCATGGCAAAAACCCTGTCTGAAACAGCAGCGAAGGTGCGCAGTCAGGCACAAACAACCTTTACCACCCTGCTGGTGATTAGTTTGATCCTGACCGTCTTTATCATTACCTTTGCCGTTATCCTGATCAACAGTGTGGTCAAACCATTGCGTTCGCTACGTTCTTCTATTGAACGTCTGGAGCAGGGCCATACCGAAACCATGATTGCCGGGCGCCATAAATCCGATGAGCTGGGTGAAATGGCCCGTGCGATTCAAAGTTTCAAGGAAACCATTATTCGTCAGAATATGGAACAGGCCAAACAGGGCATTGAACAAAGTGTGCGTGAACGCACCAGCGTTCGCCGTCTTGAACTTACCGACATTTTCAGAAATGAAGTGGCAGCCTCCATCCAAACCATGGCCAGTGCCGCCAAAGGGTTGGAAGACCATGCTGAATCCATGTCTGCAGCGACTGAAACATCACGCACGCAATCCACCATGGTGGCTTCTGCCGCAACACAAGCCACATCAAACGTAGAAACTGTTGCCGCCGCTGCAGAAGAGCTTTCCAGCTCCATTCAGGAAATCTCCCGTCAGGTTGAACATTCCGCCACCATTGCCAATGCCGCAACCAGCAACGCTGACAGTGCCCAACATACAATTGAAGGGCTTGCTGATGGGGCCAACAAAATTGGCGAAGTTGTCCAGATCATTACGGATATCGCAGAACAAACCAACCTGCTGGCCCTGAATGCCACCATTGAAGCTGCCCGTGCTGGTGAAGCAGGGAAAGGCTTTGCTGTTGTGGCCTCTGAAGTGAAAAACCTTGCCAACCAAACGGCCAAGGCGACAGAAGACATTACCGCCCAGATCAATACCATTCAGGGCGATACAGAACGCGCTGTAGAAGCCATTGCCAGTGTCACCCATACTATTGGCGAAATGAATGATGTCACAAATAATGTGGCACAGGCTATTGATCAACAAGGTAGCGCAACACAGGAAATCAGCGCCAATGTCAATGAAGCCGCCACCGGCACACGCGATGTTTCCAACAATATCGAAGGCGTGGCCCAAGCCAATGAAGAAACCGGACGTATGTCAAACGAGGTCTTTAATTCTGCTAAACAGGTTTCAAATAACGCCGATGATTTGAACCAGACCATTCATAACTATCTGGAAAATATGAAGAACGCCTAA
- a CDS encoding CCA tRNA nucleotidyltransferase has protein sequence MLSIKNKITAIMAQDWFTAPSSQRVMDVLAQNGQEARFIGGCVRDALLGNDAVLDIDIATPELPQTVLSLFEGAGIKAIPTGIDHGTVTVVHEGQSFEITTLRADVSTDGRRATVAFSQDWLEDAKRRDFTFNAMSLDRHGQFSDPFNGIEDLEAGRVIFIGDAHQRIREDYLRLLRFFRFSAFYGKAVPEADGLAACCDLVDGLETLSGERIAQELLRLLEAPRAVRWLNLMVKHSILQKIMPQMNDLHHLEMMCAFEDQPDALRRLAILLPVDPKTVQDLCQRLRFSKVQAKRITAARCPQQVIDPQQGENHIRAQLYHYGPVAVRDQLFIYWAEKGFWGLGPKEQGILNMVTAWQEAPVSFPLQGKDLIELGVTPGPEIGRLLKQVENWWCAQGCRGDKADCLAMLKNTRGLQHAPQA, from the coding sequence ATGTTATCCATAAAGAATAAGATTACAGCGATCATGGCGCAGGACTGGTTTACAGCCCCGTCAAGTCAACGTGTGATGGATGTGCTTGCCCAAAATGGCCAGGAAGCCCGTTTTATCGGCGGCTGTGTGCGTGATGCCTTGCTGGGGAATGATGCGGTGCTGGATATTGATATCGCCACCCCTGAATTGCCCCAAACGGTTCTCTCACTCTTTGAAGGTGCTGGCATCAAAGCAATTCCCACTGGAATTGATCATGGCACAGTCACGGTTGTGCATGAGGGGCAATCTTTTGAAATTACGACTTTGCGTGCAGATGTCAGCACCGATGGTCGGCGGGCAACAGTGGCTTTTAGCCAAGATTGGCTGGAAGATGCCAAGCGGCGTGATTTTACCTTTAACGCTATGAGTCTGGATCGCCATGGACAGTTTTCTGACCCTTTTAACGGCATTGAAGATTTAGAAGCGGGACGGGTGATCTTTATCGGGGATGCCCACCAACGTATTCGTGAAGATTATCTGCGCTTGTTGCGGTTTTTTCGGTTTTCTGCCTTTTATGGCAAGGCTGTACCAGAGGCTGACGGTCTGGCGGCGTGTTGTGACCTTGTTGATGGGCTGGAAACCCTGTCTGGGGAACGTATTGCACAAGAACTCCTCCGCCTGTTAGAAGCGCCACGTGCGGTCAGGTGGTTAAATTTGATGGTGAAGCATAGCATTTTGCAGAAAATCATGCCGCAAATGAATGATCTGCACCATTTGGAAATGATGTGTGCCTTTGAAGATCAGCCAGATGCCTTGCGCAGATTGGCGATTTTATTGCCTGTTGATCCAAAAACGGTGCAGGACCTGTGTCAGAGACTGCGTTTTTCCAAGGTGCAAGCCAAACGTATTACAGCGGCCAGATGCCCACAGCAGGTGATCGACCCACAACAAGGGGAAAACCATATTCGTGCCCAGCTCTATCATTATGGCCCCGTTGCGGTGCGTGACCAGTTGTTTATCTATTGGGCTGAAAAAGGTTTTTGGGGATTGGGGCCAAAGGAACAGGGCATATTGAATATGGTCACTGCATGGCAGGAAGCACCCGTGAGCTTTCCATTGCAAGGTAAAGATCTGATCGAGCTAGGGGTCACGCCAGGGCCTGAGATAGGGCGTTTGCTGAAACAGGTTGAAAACTGGTGGTGTGCACAGGGCTGTCGGGGGGATAAGGCAGACTGTTTAGCGATGCTGAAAAATACTCGGGGTTTGCAACATGCGCCCCAAGCATAA
- a CDS encoding DUF6111 family protein, which translates to MRIFFQYILPLLFPASLYLIWALYHKKTKPEEQHIDLSKGPWLKLLAAGLVLVLIGLVTLRQFDGEKPGGVYQPPVYQDGKIVPGHVIHKE; encoded by the coding sequence ATGCGGATATTTTTCCAATATATCTTACCCTTGTTATTTCCGGCCTCGCTTTATCTGATCTGGGCGCTTTATCACAAGAAAACCAAACCTGAAGAACAGCATATTGATCTTTCCAAAGGCCCATGGTTGAAACTGTTGGCCGCTGGTCTGGTTCTGGTGTTGATCGGTCTGGTGACATTGCGCCAGTTTGATGGGGAAAAACCGGGTGGTGTGTATCAGCCCCCTGTATATCAAGACGGTAAGATCGTTCCCGGCCATGTTATCCATAAAGAATAA
- a CDS encoding CoA pyrophosphatase → MEQQRILPTGATGRGLTVDHLIDVFAAYDPRPGDIRGDHDLNGFRPKPDNREAAVLIPIVKRKDGLSVLFTKRTDHLKNHPGQISFPGGHTEEEDESAEHAALRETEEEVGLPHDYIQVIGRLNDYVTRTGFRVTPVIGLVEAPYPTDPDEHEVAEVFEVPLSFLMDKANHQKCSRIFMGVKRYFWAMPYEDYFIWGATAGMLKNLYDVLEEKGE, encoded by the coding sequence ATGGAGCAACAACGAATTCTTCCCACTGGGGCAACTGGACGAGGATTAACAGTCGATCATTTGATTGATGTCTTCGCCGCTTATGACCCCAGACCCGGTGATATTCGCGGGGATCATGATCTCAATGGTTTTCGCCCCAAACCGGATAACCGTGAAGCCGCTGTTTTGATCCCCATTGTAAAGCGCAAAGACGGCTTGAGTGTTCTGTTTACCAAACGGACCGATCATCTTAAAAACCATCCTGGCCAGATCAGTTTTCCCGGTGGACATACCGAAGAAGAAGACGAAAGTGCTGAACATGCCGCCCTTCGCGAAACAGAAGAGGAAGTCGGCCTGCCCCATGACTATATTCAGGTGATTGGGCGTTTAAATGATTATGTGACTCGCACGGGGTTTCGTGTCACCCCTGTGATTGGACTGGTGGAGGCACCCTATCCAACCGATCCCGATGAACACGAGGTTGCTGAGGTTTTTGAGGTGCCTTTATCCTTTTTAATGGATAAGGCAAACCATCAAAAATGTTCACGCATCTTTATGGGGGTGAAGCGTTATTTCTGGGCGATGCCTTATGAGGATTATTTTATCTGGGGGGCAACAGCTGGGATGCTGAAAAATCTTTATGACGTTTTGGAAGAAAAGGGAGAATGA
- a CDS encoding DUF1285 domain-containing protein, translated as MTASLAQKEVAFSGPMCGDIDIRIARDGTWFHEGGPIGRKELVCLFASVLKRDEFGDYWLETPVEKARIQVEDAPFVVLQTIVGLNRSCPCAQMWMKLFLLGWTIRSE; from the coding sequence ATGACGGCATCACTTGCACAAAAAGAAGTGGCATTTTCCGGTCCGATGTGTGGAGATATTGACATTCGCATTGCCAGGGATGGCACATGGTTTCATGAAGGTGGCCCCATTGGGCGAAAGGAACTGGTCTGTTTGTTTGCCAGTGTCCTTAAACGTGATGAGTTTGGTGATTACTGGCTGGAAACCCCTGTTGAAAAGGCGCGTATTCAGGTGGAAGATGCGCCTTTTGTTGTTTTACAAACGATTGTGGGGTTGAACAGAAGCTGTCCGTGCGCACAAATGTGGATGAAGTTGTTTCTATTGGGCTGGACAATCCGGTCCGAGTAG
- a CDS encoding MoxR family ATPase, producing MAKIHEEVNSIIFGQDRVIEETLVTILSGGHVLLIGLPGLGKTRLVETLGTVLGLDERRVQFTPDLMPSDIIGSEILDEDEQGKRHFRFVQGPTFCQLLMADEINRASPRTQSALLQAMQEKRVSVAGHYHDLPQPFHVLATQNPLEQEGTYPLPEAQLDRFFMEISVQYPDRDAERDILLSTTGSEVKTPKRIITATDLLEAQELVREIPVGESVLEAILTLVRQGRPETSDMKDVQKDVAWGPGPRASQALMSGVRARCVLHNRLAPSIDDVVALAAPILRHRMALNFAARAEGVSLSKIIDELIDQIASS from the coding sequence ATGGCGAAAATCCATGAAGAAGTCAACAGCATTATCTTTGGTCAGGACCGGGTGATTGAAGAAACACTGGTCACGATCTTATCCGGTGGGCATGTCCTTCTTATCGGCCTGCCCGGTCTTGGTAAAACCCGCCTTGTTGAAACATTAGGCACCGTGCTGGGGCTGGATGAACGCCGGGTGCAATTTACCCCGGACCTGATGCCCAGTGATATTATCGGGTCTGAAATTCTGGATGAAGATGAACAAGGCAAGCGCCATTTCCGCTTTGTCCAAGGCCCGACCTTCTGTCAGCTTCTCATGGCTGATGAGATCAACCGCGCCAGCCCGCGCACCCAATCCGCCCTGCTTCAAGCCATGCAGGAAAAACGTGTCTCTGTGGCCGGGCATTACCACGACCTGCCACAGCCCTTTCACGTCCTCGCCACCCAAAACCCGCTGGAACAGGAAGGGACCTATCCCTTGCCAGAAGCCCAGCTGGACCGTTTTTTCATGGAAATCAGCGTACAATATCCTGATCGCGATGCTGAGCGCGACATCCTGCTGTCCACAACGGGCAGTGAAGTCAAAACACCCAAACGCATTATTACAGCGACAGATTTGCTGGAAGCCCAGGAACTGGTCCGTGAAATCCCGGTGGGGGAAAGCGTGCTGGAAGCCATCCTCACCTTGGTCAGACAGGGACGCCCGGAAACATCTGATATGAAAGACGTGCAAAAGGATGTCGCCTGGGGGCCGGGGCCACGTGCCAGTCAGGCACTGATGTCGGGGGTGCGTGCACGTTGCGTTCTTCATAACCGCCTTGCCCCTTCTATTGATGATGTGGTTGCCCTTGCCGCCCCGATCCTGCGCCATCGCATGGCCTTGAATTTTGCTGCCCGTGCCGAAGGGGTCTCGCTCAGCAAGATCATTGATGAACTGATCGACCAAATCGCCAGCTCTTAA
- a CDS encoding DUF58 domain-containing protein, with amino-acid sequence MPNSPIIPQAEEAASSLPPLLVEAERVANTVAQGVHGRRKKGQGDSFWQFRPYEQGESTRTIDWRQSAKTEHHFVREHEWEAAQTVWLWCDPSASMKYSAAPTRPDKLHRAEILMLALASLLVRGGEQIGLLGYEAPPGRGRPALHRLANVLEKKKKKKAEKEEKLQSLPSHAHLPRHGELVLIGDFLSPMDEIEEALKRYSRRHVRGHLLQVLDPAEESLPFEGRVQFKGLEKEGSIYFGNVAAVREDYQERLSARRAALNELAHSLGWGFHRHTTDQSPEAALLALFMSITQGGKQC; translated from the coding sequence ATGCCCAATTCTCCCATCATCCCCCAAGCAGAAGAGGCAGCATCCAGCCTTCCGCCCCTGCTGGTGGAAGCCGAACGGGTCGCCAACACGGTGGCTCAGGGGGTGCATGGGCGACGCAAAAAAGGTCAGGGCGACAGTTTTTGGCAGTTTCGCCCCTATGAACAAGGGGAATCCACACGTACCATTGACTGGCGCCAATCAGCCAAAACAGAACATCACTTTGTCCGCGAACATGAATGGGAAGCCGCCCAGACCGTCTGGCTATGGTGCGATCCTTCTGCCTCCATGAAATATAGTGCAGCCCCCACCCGGCCAGATAAATTACATCGGGCAGAAATCCTTATGCTGGCCCTTGCCTCTCTTTTAGTGCGCGGCGGCGAACAAATTGGCCTTTTGGGATATGAGGCCCCACCGGGGAGAGGACGCCCAGCCCTTCACCGTCTTGCCAATGTGCTGGAAAAAAAGAAAAAAAAGAAAGCCGAAAAGGAAGAGAAACTACAAAGCCTGCCGTCTCATGCCCATTTGCCACGCCATGGTGAATTGGTCCTGATTGGGGATTTCCTTTCCCCCATGGATGAGATTGAAGAAGCCTTAAAACGCTATAGCCGTCGCCATGTACGCGGCCATCTTTTACAGGTGCTTGACCCCGCAGAAGAAAGCTTGCCTTTTGAAGGACGCGTTCAGTTTAAAGGACTGGAAAAAGAAGGCAGCATCTATTTTGGCAATGTGGCCGCTGTGCGCGAAGACTACCAAGAACGCCTAAGTGCACGGCGCGCAGCCTTAAATGAACTGGCCCATTCACTGGGATGGGGATTTCATCGTCACACCACAGACCAATCCCCCGAAGCCGCCTTGCTTGCCCTTTTTATGTCAATTACACAAGGGGGTAAACAGTGCTGA